One window of Elaeis guineensis isolate ETL-2024a chromosome 11, EG11, whole genome shotgun sequence genomic DNA carries:
- the LOC105053730 gene encoding uncharacterized protein, producing MASYSTPLYSPPKRDLPTLLAAALPFLRGELHLVDPALPGFVDRLTAAGAGECWHKDGCFLGHLTDVYRILKLWLAPDPVARCGLFHSVYSNSYVDLAIFDPAADGRDILRRVAGSEAERLTHLFCIVPRHTLIHDDLIFHYSDAELVDHLDRSEASLRRAKEDNILDSSEPWREKLRSVLPAKGIRVKHIRTSEEVPLSRRMVATFLLMTMADFSDQLYAFQDELFDNDDGRMEFAGNTFAALWPGDGRPGLWMNSLSRMGALYNLIVREEELFLEERKRMTGAIESKSGERDEEIELVVPPVFDNCTKILDMKEQREARDLYWEAMSRGGEKKEGGLERVERMLLESSEKNPFVGEPHLVLAQVYASQGRFEKAEREAAEGLRLLLEWGSSWDKRMSWEGWVAWGRLLLLKAKEETWPRTSFGILNLGLVR from the coding sequence ATGGCTTCCTACTCCACTCCTCTCTACTCCCCTCCCAAGAGGGACCTCCCCACCCTTCTCGCTGCCGCCCTCCCCTTCCTCCGTGGTGAGCTCCACCTGGTGGACCCCGCCCTCCCGGGCTTCGTCGACCGCCTGACTGCTGCCGGCGCCGGTGAGTGCTGGCACAAGGACGGCTGCTTCCTCGGCCATCTCACCGACGTGTACCGCATCCTCAAGCTCTGGCTCGCCCCTGATCCGGTCGCGCGCTGCGGCCTCTTCCACTCCGTCTACTCCAACTCCTACGTCGACCTCGCCATCTTCGACCCCGCTGCCGACGGCCGCGACATCCTGCGCCGCGTCGCTGGCTCGGAAGCCGAGCGCCTTACCCACCTCTTCTGCATCGTCCCTCGCCACACCCTCATCCACGATGACCTCATCTTCCACTACTCCGATGCCGAGCTAGTCGACCACCTGGACCGCTCCGAGGCCTCCCTCCGCCGTGCCAAGGAGGATAACATCCTCGACTCCTCCGAGCCATGGCGCGAGAAGCTACGATCGGTCCTCCCAGCCAAGGGCATCAGAGTAAAGCACATCAGGACGAGCGAAGAGGTGCCGCTCTCGAGAAGAATGGTAGCAACCTTCTTGTTGATGACGATGGCCGACTTCAGCGACCAGCTGTATGCATTCCAAGACGAGCTGTTCGACAACGACGATGGCCGGATGGAGTTCGCAGGTAACACCTTCGCCGCTCTCTGGCCGGGAGACGGCCGGCCGGGGCTGTGGATGAACTCTTTATCGAGAATGGGAGCGCTGTACAACCTTATagtaagagaagaagaactcttcttggaagagaggaagaggatgaccGGCGCCATCGAGTCCAAGAGCGGTGAAAGAGACGAGGAGATCGAGCTGGTGGTGCCGCCGGTGTTCGACAACTGTACAAAGATCCTGGACATGAAGGAGCAGAGGGAGGCGAGAGACTTGTATTGGGAGGCGATGAGTAGGGGAGGGGAGAAGAAGGAGggggggttggagagggtggAGAGAATGTTGTTGGAAAGCAGTGAGAAGAACCCGTTTGTTGGGGAGCCGCACCTGGTGCTGGCCCAGGTGTATGCAAGCCAAGGGAGGTTCGAGAAGGCAGAGAGGGAGGCGGCGGAGGGGCTGAGGCTTCTGTTGGAGTGGGGGAGCTCGTGGGACAAGAGGATGAGCTGGGAGGGGTGGGTGGCCTGGGGAAGGCTGTTGCTTTTGAAGGCTAAGGAGGAGACTTGGCCTCGGACTTCCTTTGGGATCCTCAACCTCGGACTGGTGAGGTGA